One stretch of Miscanthus floridulus cultivar M001 chromosome 18, ASM1932011v1, whole genome shotgun sequence DNA includes these proteins:
- the LOC136521368 gene encoding L-ascorbate oxidase-like, with protein MRLPLLALVCCAVMAWQHCAAEAAKARHFKWEISNMFWSPDCEEKVVIGINGQFPGPTIRARAGDTIHVQLKNALHTEGVVIHWHGIRQIGTPWADGTAAISQCAINPEETFTYRFVVDKPGTYFYHGHYGMQRAAGLYGSLIVDVAEGEEEPFKYDGELNLLLSDWYHESIHTQMVALSSKPFRWIGEPQSLLINGRGQLNCSLAAAHTPGVNQCAAAVNRQCALVVFPVQPNKTYRLRVASTTSLASLNLAIGNHKLTVVEADGNYVDPFVVDDIDLYSGDSYSVLLTTDQDTSSNYWVSVGVRGRQPKTAPALAVLNYRPNRASKLPAVAPPVTPAWDDYDHSKAFTYRIRARAGTAPPPPTADRRIELLNTQNRMDGHIKWSINNASMVLPATPYLGSLKMGLKSTLAATRPAETFSRGYDVTLPPPNPNTTVGDNVYVLAHNTTVDVVLQNANALSRNVSEVHPWHLHGHDFWVLGYGDGAYRGDAADEARLNLRDPPLRNTVVIFPYGWTLLRFVADNPGVWAFHCHIEPHLHMGMGVIFAEAVDLVGKVPNEAVSCGATATALMAGGHL; from the exons ATGAGGCTTCCTCTGCTGGCCCTGGTGTGCTGCGCCGTGATGGCGTGGCAGCATTGCGCGGCGGAGGCGGCCAAGGCCCGGCACTTCAAGTGGGAGATCAGTAACATGTTCTGGTCTCCCGACTGCGAGGAGAAGGTGGTGATCGGCATCAACGGGCAGTTCCCGGGCCCAACGATCCGCGCCAGAGCCGGCGACACCATCCATGTCCAGCTCAAGAACGCGCTCCACACCGAGGGCGTCGTCATCCACTGGCACGGCATCAGACAG ATCGGGACGCCATGGGCGGACGGCACGGCAGCGATCTCCCAGTGCGCCATCAACCCTGAAGAAACCTTCACCTACCGCTTCGTCGTCGACAAG CCGGGGACGTACTTCTACCACGGGCACTACGGGATGCAGAGGGCGGCAGGGCTGTACGGGTCGCTGATCGTGGACGTGGCTGAAGGGGAGGAGGAGCCGTTCAAGTACGACGGCGAGCTCAACCTGCTGCTCAGCGACTGGTACCACGAGAGCATCCACACCCAGATGGTCGCCCTCTCGTCCAAGCCCTTCAGGTGGATCGGCGAGCCACAG TCGCTGCTGATCAACGGGAGAGGCCAGCTCAACTGCTCGCTGGCCGCAGCGCACACGCCGGGGGTCAATCAGTGCGCCGCCGCCGTCAACAGGCAGTGCGCGCTGGTGGTATTCCCCGTGCAGCCGAACAAGACCTACAGGCTCAGGGTGGCCAGCACCACCTCGCTCGCGTCTCTCAACCTCGCCATCGGG AATCACAAACTGACGGTGGTGGAGGCCGACGGCAACTACGTGGATCCATTCGTCGTCGACGACATCGACCTCTACTCCGGCGACAGCTACTCCGTCCTCTTGACGACGGACCAGGACACGTCCTCCAACTACTGGGTCAGCGTCGGCGTGCGCGGCCGGCAGCCCAAGACGGCGCCGGCGCTGGCGGTGCTCAACTACCGCCCCAACCGCGCGTCCAAGCTGCCAGCCGTCGCGCCACCGGTCACCCCGGCGTGGGACGACTACGACCACAGCAAGGCGTTCACGTACAGGATCCGCGCGCGCGCCGGgacggccccgccgccgccgacggcggACCGCCGCATCGAGCTGCTCAACACGCAGAACCGGATGGACGGGCACATCAAGTGGTCCATCAACAACGCGTCCATGGTGCTGCCCGCCACGCCGTACCTGGGCTCCCTCAAGATGGGGCTCAAGTCCACGCTGGCGGCGACGCGCCCGGCGGAGACGTTCAGCCGGGGCTACGACGTCACGCTGCCGCCGCCGAACCCGAACACGACGGTCGGGGACAACGTGTACGTGCTGGCGCACAACACCACCGTGGACGTGGTGCTCCAGAACGCCAACGCGCTGTCGCGCAACGTGAGCGAGGTGCACCCGTGGCACCTCCACGGGCACGACTTCTGGGTGTTGGGCTATGGCGACGGTGCCTACCGCGGTGACGCCGCCGACGAAGCGCGGCTCAACCTCCGGGACCCGCCGCTGCGGAACACGGTGGTGATCTTTCCGTACGGGTGGACGCTGCTCCGGTTCGTGGCGGACAACCCGGGCGTGTGGGCGTTCCACTGCCATATCGAGCCGCACCTCCACATGGGCATGGGCGTCATCTTCGCCGAGGCTGTGGACCTCGTCGGCAAGGTGCCCAACGAGGCCGTGTCCTGCGGCGCCACGGCCACCGCGCTCATGGCCGGCGGCCACCTGTGA